From a single Oreochromis niloticus isolate F11D_XX linkage group LG3, O_niloticus_UMD_NMBU, whole genome shotgun sequence genomic region:
- the LOC100689895 gene encoding uncharacterized protein LOC100689895 isoform X3 — MAPRTFAPLCSISLLVGVFVFVSADQKTIPAKSGQKNITLPCQAPNNNVIIIVEWSRADLGEEYVLLFRDKRLNPDEQHPSFKNRVDLQDRQMKDGDVSLILKDVTVNDTGTYECRVVQREAKRRKRGVLDHEPISIITLSVDPPGQTEDGSVGVIAGLSVPAVLLVVAVVGFLIYRKHKQQQSQDSYQPPVELQPV, encoded by the exons ATGGCTCCTCGAACATTTGCTCCGCTTTGCTCCATTTCACTGTTGGTCGGCGTCTTCGTGTTTGTCTCAGCAG ATCAGAAAACCATCCCAGCTAAATCTGGACAGAAGAACATAACTCTGCCATGTcaagctccaaacaacaacgtCATTATTATTGtggagtggagcagagctgacctgggggAAGAATATGTGCTTCTGTTTCGGGATAAGAGGCTCAATCCAGATgaacagcatccatcttttaagaaccgggtggatctgcaggacagacagatgaaggatggagacgtgtctttgattctgaaggatgtgacggtTAATGAtactggaacatacgagtgtcgtgtAGTCCAAAGAGAAGCAAAGCGCAGGAAGAGAGGTGTTTTAGATCATGAGCCCATCAGCATCATCACACTgagtgttgatcctccag gtcagacagagGATGGATCTGTTGGAGTGATTGCTGGCCTGTCAGTTCCTGCTGTGCttcttgttgttgctgttgttggttttttgatctacagaaaacataaacaacaacagaGTCAGGATTCATACCAGCCTCCTGTTGAACTTCAGCCTGTTTGA